From a region of the uncultured Desulfatiglans sp. genome:
- a CDS encoding hypothetical protein (Evidence 5 : Unknown function), translated as MKDEARTKEELLRDLRELRGRLAALESDSSTVCADEEQQRRMEAALREYERKCRVIFDQTFQFIGLLTPDGTLVEANRTALQFTGARPSDVIGKPFWDTPWWRHSKALQERLKEAVKRAASGEFVRFEVTHTAVDGELRCIDFSLKPVRDERGEVVYLIPEGRDISEQKRIEKELQRYREHLEVMVRERTAQLEGANEDLKKEMQERRRAEEAVREREKTLVEIVQGSPIPTFVIDTDHVVTHWNKACETLTGIPAEKMIGTRDQWRAFYPGERPVMADLIVDQASEAKLAAYYGDCHRPSVVREGAWEAERFFPSLGKKGKWLFFTAVPLRRSDGAIMGAIETLQDLTERHLTEDALRLDEARLEALLKLNQMGEGSMQEIAGFALDQAVSLTKSKMGYLGFVDAGGRTLTIHAWSAAVARECTVEAKPTVFELETMGLWGEALRQRKPVITNDYCAPNPWKKGIPAGHPRLIRHMNIPVFEGDRIVALAGVANKAEDYDGSDVRQITLLMQGMWRLLERRRAEEELRRHRDHLEELVKERTADLIESEEKYRTLVENVPLVVYRVSLDGKVLFVNHFVTEIFGYSPGEIFRCPALLLKDCVCSEDLEIVKELREKTLHKGQEFLAEYRIRHKKGHVVYVMDHAIPFESPDGRIKGADGIIMDVTSRIKLREELVRAEEQKTITEVSARLAHEIRNPLVSAGGFARRLLASMDHDDPNRAKVEIIVKEVRRLETILRMILNYLQPVKLYLSKNDPNALVENALNAVESELRESGVAVRLDLSPDVPEITVDRLQIELVLETLIKQAINQIEDGGELLISTTAADAVLKLVMKYPVKHVSRDDVEHFFYPFISSEKAYDTADLPLSKIVINKHGGDIDVRLEKPDTLVLRILMPL; from the coding sequence ATGAAGGACGAAGCGAGGACCAAAGAAGAGCTTCTGCGTGACTTGCGGGAATTGCGCGGGCGTTTGGCGGCCCTGGAATCCGATTCGAGCACGGTCTGCGCCGATGAGGAGCAGCAGCGAAGAATGGAGGCGGCGCTGCGCGAATACGAGCGGAAGTGCCGGGTGATCTTCGACCAGACCTTTCAGTTCATCGGGCTTTTGACCCCGGACGGCACCCTCGTGGAGGCCAACAGGACCGCCCTGCAATTCACCGGCGCCCGGCCTTCGGATGTCATCGGCAAGCCGTTCTGGGACACGCCCTGGTGGCGGCATTCGAAAGCCCTGCAGGAGCGGCTCAAAGAGGCCGTAAAACGAGCTGCCTCCGGAGAGTTTGTGCGGTTCGAAGTTACCCATACAGCGGTTGACGGAGAGTTGCGCTGCATCGATTTTTCGTTGAAACCGGTCCGGGACGAGCGGGGAGAGGTCGTTTATCTCATCCCGGAAGGGCGCGACATCTCGGAACAGAAACGAATTGAAAAAGAACTCCAGCGGTATCGTGAACATCTCGAAGTGATGGTCAGGGAGAGGACGGCACAGCTGGAGGGGGCGAACGAGGACCTCAAAAAAGAGATGCAGGAGCGCCGCCGGGCGGAGGAAGCGGTCAGGGAGCGCGAAAAGACGCTGGTCGAGATCGTGCAGGGAAGCCCCATCCCCACCTTTGTGATCGATACCGACCATGTCGTCACCCACTGGAACAAGGCGTGTGAAACCCTGACAGGGATCCCTGCGGAGAAGATGATCGGGACGAGGGATCAATGGCGTGCCTTTTATCCTGGGGAACGGCCGGTCATGGCGGATCTGATCGTGGACCAGGCATCGGAGGCCAAGTTGGCCGCCTATTACGGGGACTGCCATCGTCCGTCGGTCGTGAGGGAAGGCGCCTGGGAAGCCGAACGGTTCTTTCCCTCGCTCGGTAAAAAGGGTAAATGGCTGTTTTTTACCGCAGTGCCTCTGAGACGCTCCGACGGCGCCATCATGGGCGCGATCGAGACGTTGCAGGATCTGACCGAGCGCCATTTGACGGAGGACGCCTTGAGGCTTGACGAGGCCCGCCTCGAGGCGCTTTTGAAACTCAACCAGATGGGCGAAGGGTCGATGCAGGAGATCGCCGGATTCGCCCTCGATCAGGCTGTGTCTTTGACGAAGAGCAAAATGGGATATTTGGGCTTTGTCGATGCGGGCGGTAGGACATTGACCATCCACGCCTGGTCGGCGGCGGTGGCCCGTGAGTGCACCGTGGAGGCAAAACCCACCGTGTTTGAGCTGGAGACCATGGGCCTCTGGGGAGAGGCGTTGAGGCAGCGAAAACCCGTGATCACCAATGACTACTGCGCCCCCAACCCATGGAAGAAAGGGATTCCGGCGGGGCATCCACGCCTGATCCGGCACATGAATATCCCGGTGTTCGAAGGCGACCGGATCGTCGCCCTGGCGGGGGTGGCCAACAAGGCGGAGGATTATGACGGGTCGGATGTCCGCCAGATCACCCTCCTGATGCAGGGGATGTGGCGGCTTCTCGAGCGGAGGCGGGCCGAGGAGGAGCTGCGCAGGCATCGCGATCATCTGGAGGAGTTGGTCAAGGAGAGGACAGCGGACCTGATCGAGTCGGAGGAGAAGTACCGCACCCTGGTAGAGAACGTGCCGCTCGTCGTCTACCGCGTTTCACTGGATGGCAAGGTGTTGTTCGTCAACCATTTCGTCACCGAGATCTTCGGCTACAGCCCGGGCGAGATATTCCGCTGCCCCGCTTTGCTCTTGAAGGACTGCGTGTGCAGCGAGGACCTCGAGATCGTCAAAGAACTCCGTGAAAAAACGCTTCATAAGGGTCAGGAGTTTCTGGCCGAGTACCGCATCCGGCACAAGAAGGGGCATGTGGTCTACGTGATGGATCACGCCATCCCGTTTGAATCGCCGGACGGCCGGATCAAGGGGGCGGACGGGATCATCATGGACGTTACCAGCCGGATCAAGCTGCGGGAAGAGCTGGTGCGTGCCGAAGAGCAGAAGACCATTACGGAGGTCTCCGCCCGGCTGGCCCATGAAATCCGCAATCCGCTGGTGTCGGCCGGCGGGTTTGCGAGGCGGCTTCTGGCCTCGATGGATCACGACGATCCCAACCGCGCGAAGGTGGAGATCATCGTCAAGGAGGTTCGCCGTCTGGAGACGATCCTCCGCATGATCCTCAACTACCTGCAGCCGGTCAAGTTGTACCTTTCGAAGAACGATCCCAACGCGCTCGTCGAGAACGCCCTGAACGCGGTCGAGTCCGAACTGAGAGAAAGCGGCGTCGCGGTGCGGCTCGATCTCAGCCCGGATGTGCCCGAGATCACCGTCGACCGCCTGCAGATCGAACTCGTCCTGGAGACCCTGATCAAGCAGGCGATCAACCAGATCGAGGACGGAGGGGAGCTTCTCATTAGCACCACTGCAGCCGACGCGGTTCTCAAACTGGTGATGAAATACCCGGTCAAACACGTTTCAAGGGATGATGTCGAGCATTTCTTCTACCCATTCATCTCGTCTGAAAAGGCATACGACACGGCGGACCTCCCGCTCTCCAAGATCGTCATCAACAAGCATGGGGGCGACATCGATGTCAGGCTCGAAAAGCCGGACACGCTGGTGCTCCGGATCCTTATGCCCCTCTGA
- a CDS encoding hypothetical protein (Evidence 5 : Unknown function) has protein sequence MVFLANLGVNLHVCLCGDLQVASAQTLXPEMVFLANLGVNLHVCLCGDLQVASAQTLDFLDIGQKDHFRMETHCDGSAEASARACSSEADKISAATMSFQLTMPS, from the coding sequence ATGGTCTTTTTGGCCAATCTCGGCGTCAATCTGCACGTTTGCTTGTGCGGCGACCTGCAGGTCGCCTCCGCGCAAACGCTTGNTCCGGAAATGGTCTTTTTGGCCAATCTCGGCGTCAATCTGCACGTTTGCTTGTGCGGCGACCTGCAGGTCGCCTCCGCGCAAACGCTTGATTTCCTTGATATTGGCCAAAAAGACCATTTCCGGATGGAAACTCATTGCGATGGCAGTGCCGAAGCCTCAGCACGAGCATGCTCATCGGAGGCAGACAAAATCTCAGCTGCGACAATGTCATTTCAGCTTACCATGCCTTCATGA
- a CDS encoding hypothetical protein (Evidence 5 : Unknown function): MRIALCPWSLPLERTIPIRVEGSNAGYAADEKPEWDRSYQKPLPRTTRLRLDPGAALPSS; this comes from the coding sequence GTGCGCATCGCCCTGTGCCCCTGGAGCCTCCCTCTGGAAAGAACGATACCGATCCGCGTCGAGGGGTCGAATGCCGGGTACGCTGCCGATGAAAAACCCGAATGGGATAGATCATACCAGAAACCGCTTCCTCGGACAACCCGCCTTCGTCTTGATCCCGGGGCGGCCTTGCCGTCGTCATGA
- a CDS encoding putative Sodium/hydrogen exchanger (Evidence 3 : Putative function from multiple computational evidences) — translation MITNPLLSVGLLLLLCYLGGRLANLLHAPRVGGYLLTGLLLGPSVTNILPEPLIRGELLVLTKVGMSLIAFSIGGSLIVERIRRLGKSILTITAFQAAGGFLVPAACLLGVLPLLVAPPEADPGWSRMQVAMALLIGAVCVATASGAVLGVVSEMRATGPFTTALLSVIALSYGLTILLFTLSVAFAQTLTGPEDVSLPALLSRAALPIAKSLLLGGASAVLLLQIGRLIQQREAYMMVVFGTIFSTSGVADALGLSGLLANMVVGCLIVNLGGNKEFFRAAEQIEEPVFSLFFGLGGAHMQLGVLQSAGPLALLIVVARLAGKTAGTWCGASIARAPDPLRRYLGLALSPQAGWTIGLVLTAENIFPVSEIGSILVNAIIGSVIISMILCLPLVRFALLKAGETSYDGRKT, via the coding sequence GTGATCACGAACCCCCTTCTATCGGTCGGGCTTCTTCTCCTCCTCTGCTATCTCGGCGGTCGGCTCGCCAATCTCCTCCACGCACCCCGGGTGGGCGGATACCTTCTGACCGGGCTCCTGCTGGGCCCATCGGTTACGAACATCCTCCCAGAGCCTTTGATTCGCGGCGAATTGCTCGTCCTGACCAAGGTTGGGATGTCCCTGATCGCCTTCTCGATCGGTGGAAGCCTGATTGTCGAACGCATCCGGCGCCTCGGGAAAAGCATTCTCACGATCACGGCCTTTCAGGCCGCAGGCGGTTTCCTGGTGCCGGCCGCCTGTCTGCTCGGGGTGCTCCCCTTGCTCGTCGCCCCGCCGGAAGCCGATCCGGGCTGGTCCAGGATGCAAGTCGCCATGGCCCTGTTGATCGGGGCCGTCTGCGTGGCGACCGCATCGGGGGCCGTCCTCGGGGTCGTGAGTGAAATGCGGGCCACCGGCCCTTTCACCACGGCCCTTCTCAGCGTCATCGCGCTCAGCTACGGGCTGACGATCCTTCTGTTCACCCTTTCCGTCGCCTTCGCTCAGACTCTCACCGGACCGGAAGACGTCTCTCTCCCGGCCCTGCTCTCCAGGGCCGCCCTCCCCATCGCAAAATCCCTGCTGCTCGGCGGGGCAAGCGCCGTTCTGCTCCTTCAGATCGGCCGCCTCATCCAGCAACGCGAGGCTTACATGATGGTCGTTTTCGGCACCATCTTCAGCACGAGCGGCGTGGCGGACGCACTCGGCCTCTCCGGTCTCCTGGCCAACATGGTGGTTGGCTGTCTGATCGTCAATCTGGGGGGAAACAAGGAGTTTTTCAGGGCGGCCGAACAGATCGAGGAACCGGTTTTCAGCCTGTTCTTCGGGCTCGGAGGAGCGCACATGCAGCTTGGGGTGCTCCAATCGGCGGGTCCCCTGGCGCTCCTGATCGTGGTCGCCCGCCTGGCCGGCAAGACAGCCGGGACGTGGTGCGGCGCTTCGATCGCGCGGGCGCCTGACCCGCTGCGGCGCTACCTCGGGCTTGCCCTTTCTCCGCAGGCGGGCTGGACCATCGGCCTCGTTCTGACCGCCGAAAACATCTTTCCCGTCTCGGAGATCGGCTCCATCCTGGTCAACGCGATCATCGGATCGGTCATCATCAGCATGATCCTTTGCCTGCCCCTGGTCCGTTTCGCGCTTCTCAAAGCGGGCGAAACCTCTTATGACGGGAGAAAGACATGA
- a CDS encoding putative CBS-domain-containing membrane protein (Evidence 3 : Putative function from multiple computational evidences), producing MKVSEALQTIGNTSYLTVEEDCPLKEVARKIAGLEQVRGLYLVDPEGRLKGSVSLGALIRSIMAIRRPHSFTRTLSLITAESVSDIADKHVIYALEDDDIEEVLERMAAHNIKEIPVVDRERRIIGNVGILPLWNLVESAA from the coding sequence ATGAAGGTATCCGAGGCGCTCCAAACCATTGGCAACACGTCCTATCTGACAGTCGAGGAGGATTGCCCCCTCAAGGAGGTGGCGCGGAAGATCGCCGGTCTGGAGCAGGTCAGAGGACTCTACCTCGTGGACCCCGAAGGCCGGCTGAAGGGTTCTGTGTCACTCGGCGCCCTGATCCGCAGCATCATGGCCATCCGCCGCCCGCATTCGTTCACGCGGACCCTTTCCCTCATCACCGCCGAATCCGTATCGGACATTGCCGACAAGCACGTGATCTATGCCCTGGAAGACGACGATATCGAGGAAGTCCTCGAAAGAATGGCCGCCCACAACATCAAAGAGATCCCCGTCGTCGACCGGGAACGCCGGATCATCGGCAACGTGGGGATCCTCCCCCTTTGGAATCTGGTCGAATCCGCGGCTTGA
- a CDS encoding hypothetical protein (Evidence 5 : Unknown function), with amino-acid sequence MLICNSKVFYCYPSFALPAIHLIFFMLRRNRPHFESCRELFVYYPESMIAPDSIPHDKGRF; translated from the coding sequence GTGCTGATATGCAATTCTAAGGTGTTTTACTGCTACCCTTCTTTCGCGCTACCAGCTATTCATTTGATTTTTTTCATGCTACGGAGGAATCGTCCGCATTTCGAGTCTTGCAGAGAGTTGTTTGTTTATTACCCCGAATCGATGATTGCACCTGATTCGATTCCGCATGACAAAGGACGCTTCTGA
- a CDS encoding conserved exported hypothetical protein (Evidence 4 : Unknown function but conserved in other organisms), with product MWKMLCLLACTALIIPQFSCANPQHESEKSMSTGPCSYHYYDGKAKIVSIEQSNAPKATGGPSYPQYEVKFLFTTDETYDQTYADMVNREQWLTLTNSWHPGPEFIRKYGIEVGKTFDCKLGIIQKGACTPVVFEFPDINRSDYFENTQR from the coding sequence ATGTGGAAGATGCTTTGTCTTTTGGCCTGCACGGCCCTGATCATCCCCCAGTTTTCCTGTGCAAACCCCCAACATGAATCGGAAAAATCCATGTCGACCGGGCCTTGTTCCTACCATTACTATGACGGCAAAGCCAAGATCGTGTCCATCGAACAGAGCAACGCACCCAAAGCAACCGGCGGCCCTTCATACCCTCAGTATGAAGTCAAATTCCTCTTCACCACCGATGAAACCTATGATCAAACCTATGCGGATATGGTCAATCGGGAGCAATGGCTCACCCTGACCAACTCATGGCATCCAGGACCGGAGTTCATCCGGAAATACGGCATCGAAGTCGGGAAGACCTTCGACTGCAAGCTCGGCATCATTCAGAAAGGGGCCTGTACACCCGTCGTCTTCGAGTTTCCTGACATCAACCGCAGCGATTACTTCGAAAACACCCAACGGTAA
- a CDS encoding Putative cysteine peptidase (modular protein) (Evidence 3 : Putative function from multiple computational evidences) — protein sequence MNNRRKKQGLFSLTGLVILAVLLILSPNPAFSDETVDEINAAIQAAGANWVAAENPVTRMSPEERRKLLGAMEETAGPEAEAAAAPRGAALPTQFDWRNVGGSNYVSSVKNQGGCGSCFCFAPVAALESKYMITNSLPGSTLDLSEQIVLSCSTAGDCNGGYASTASDFLKNTGTAVESCYPYTATKGPCSNACTNWQDETYYFTSSWSYANSGEVATSTEIKNAIYNNGPVVVWFKVYSDFYGYSTGVYTKTSGTYEGNHFVLVVGWNDSNSSFICKNSWGSSWGGLGGYFNIGYSQLAGDVQFGYWTYQYGSAYGPTVDWYAAYRTMLPVPGDLALFRAYRDKVMEETAFGQFCSGMIYNQADNLLRVLLTHPRLLIQARQLVKANRAAVQNVVQGGFGTIENTDEVMEFMGDVADCSPLDLRVFLNQLETQMQRHRAAGEPFLGFFLE from the coding sequence ATGAACAATCGAAGAAAAAAACAAGGCCTTTTTTCGCTGACCGGTCTCGTCATCCTGGCCGTGTTGCTGATCCTTTCACCCAATCCCGCCTTTTCCGACGAAACCGTCGATGAAATCAACGCCGCCATCCAGGCGGCCGGCGCCAACTGGGTCGCCGCGGAAAACCCTGTCACGCGCATGTCCCCCGAAGAGCGCCGCAAGCTCCTGGGGGCCATGGAGGAGACGGCGGGCCCCGAGGCCGAGGCGGCGGCGGCTCCCCGGGGGGCTGCCCTCCCTACCCAGTTTGATTGGCGAAACGTAGGCGGGTCGAACTACGTCAGTTCGGTCAAGAATCAGGGGGGGTGCGGCTCCTGTTTCTGTTTTGCGCCGGTGGCCGCCCTCGAGTCCAAGTACATGATCACCAACAGTCTTCCCGGCTCCACCCTCGACCTCTCGGAGCAGATCGTCCTTTCCTGCAGTACCGCGGGTGACTGCAACGGAGGCTATGCCAGCACCGCTTCGGACTTCCTGAAAAACACCGGCACGGCGGTCGAATCCTGCTATCCCTACACCGCCACCAAAGGACCGTGCTCGAATGCCTGCACCAATTGGCAGGATGAAACCTATTACTTCACCTCTAGTTGGAGTTATGCGAACAGTGGTGAAGTCGCCACCTCCACCGAGATCAAGAACGCCATCTACAACAACGGCCCCGTGGTCGTGTGGTTCAAGGTCTACAGCGATTTTTACGGTTACAGCACCGGGGTTTACACCAAGACAAGCGGAACATATGAAGGCAACCACTTCGTTCTCGTCGTTGGCTGGAACGACTCGAACAGTTCCTTTATCTGCAAGAACAGCTGGGGGTCCTCCTGGGGAGGCCTTGGCGGGTATTTCAATATCGGCTACAGCCAGCTCGCCGGCGACGTGCAGTTCGGATACTGGACTTACCAGTATGGCAGCGCCTACGGCCCCACTGTCGACTGGTACGCCGCCTACCGGACCATGCTCCCTGTGCCCGGGGATCTCGCCCTCTTCCGCGCCTACCGCGACAAGGTGATGGAAGAAACCGCCTTCGGCCAGTTCTGCTCGGGCATGATTTACAACCAGGCGGACAACCTCCTGCGGGTGCTTTTGACCCACCCGAGGCTGCTGATCCAGGCCCGACAGCTCGTCAAGGCCAACCGCGCGGCTGTTCAAAACGTCGTACAGGGGGGCTTCGGTACGATCGAAAACACGGATGAGGTCATGGAGTTCATGGGTGACGTGGCGGATTGTTCACCCCTCGACCTGCGGGTCTTTCTCAACCAGCTTGAAACCCAGATGCAGCGTCATCGGGCTGCCGGCGAACCGTTCCTCGGCTTTTTCCTCGAATAG
- a CDS encoding ABC-type transporter cobalamide binding protein yields MLSSRSLFIGLFILVAFIARPASAAAFRDAMGRTVILDGPPRRIVSLAPSITEILYFLGLGERVAGVTQYSTYPPAALDKPKVGSYVNLNIERIISLAPDLVIATVDGNSRSVVDTLEAAGIQVFTTNPRNLFEALDTIALLGRVCGATRDGAAAAEALKVRAEDLAERVRALPRPKVFVQINLRPIMTVNRDTFLNDLITLAGGANPFSEEPFAYPRISLEEVIRQRPDVILVSSMDRGGRFEEARREWLRLEDIPAARNGRVHLIDSDLVDRPSPRIVDGLEEAARFIHPEIPWERP; encoded by the coding sequence ATGCTATCGAGCCGCAGCCTGTTCATCGGTTTGTTCATCCTGGTCGCCTTCATTGCAAGACCCGCGTCCGCCGCCGCGTTCCGCGACGCCATGGGCAGGACCGTCATCCTGGATGGACCGCCCCGTCGGATCGTCTCCCTCGCCCCCAGCATCACGGAGATCCTGTACTTCCTCGGTTTGGGCGAGCGGGTGGCCGGCGTCACCCAGTACAGCACCTACCCCCCTGCCGCCCTCGACAAACCCAAGGTCGGGAGCTACGTGAACCTGAACATCGAGCGGATCATCAGCCTCGCCCCGGACCTCGTCATCGCCACGGTGGACGGGAACAGCCGGAGCGTCGTCGACACCCTCGAGGCCGCAGGCATCCAGGTCTTCACCACCAACCCCAGGAACCTATTCGAGGCCCTGGACACCATCGCGCTTCTCGGGCGGGTCTGCGGGGCCACCCGGGACGGGGCCGCCGCCGCCGAGGCCCTGAAGGTCCGCGCCGAAGACTTGGCGGAGCGGGTCCGCGCCCTGCCCCGCCCGAAGGTCTTCGTGCAGATCAATCTGCGACCCATCATGACGGTCAACCGGGACACCTTCCTGAACGACCTCATCACCCTGGCGGGCGGCGCGAATCCCTTCAGCGAAGAACCCTTCGCCTACCCCAGGATCAGCCTCGAAGAGGTCATCCGCCAGCGGCCCGACGTCATCCTGGTCTCGTCCATGGACCGCGGGGGCCGGTTCGAAGAGGCCCGCCGGGAATGGCTTCGCCTGGAGGACATCCCCGCCGCCCGCAACGGCCGCGTGCACCTCATCGATTCGGACCTCGTCGACCGGCCGTCGCCCCGCATCGTAGACGGCCTCGAAGAAGCGGCCCGGTTCATCCACCCGGAAATCCCCTGGGAGCGGCCATGA
- a CDS encoding Transport system permease protein, with the protein MILHRRVTPGKVVFISMVMTGILAGAILFSLWLGTADIPFSALCRTLLGESTGGTTELIILKVRLPRVLLAGLVGFALSLGGAVFQALLRNPLAEPFILGVSSGAALGAIIGIMLGFSFQLGIPVFSFAGALVTILLVLLLGTRRMGMESSTILLTGVIINAFFTAVIMFFVSTSTDSRLHTMLFWLYGDLSQSHFGQSALIAPVVILAAVVLYGFGRDLNLMTLGDEAACHMGVDVERTKIYCFLLVSLMIGLVVSLSGLIGFVGLIVPHLARMAFGPDHRLLIPVSAIGGAVLLIVCDTFARWVVSPSELPVGVVTAFLGAPFFMILLRTRGSQWNRS; encoded by the coding sequence ATGATCCTGCATCGACGGGTGACCCCCGGCAAAGTCGTTTTCATCTCCATGGTCATGACCGGCATCCTCGCGGGGGCGATTCTCTTTTCCCTCTGGCTCGGCACAGCCGACATCCCCTTTTCGGCGCTGTGCCGCACCCTCCTGGGAGAAAGCACCGGGGGCACGACCGAGTTGATCATCCTCAAGGTCCGCCTCCCCCGTGTCCTGCTCGCCGGTCTCGTCGGTTTCGCCCTCTCTCTTGGGGGCGCCGTCTTCCAGGCGCTCCTCCGCAACCCGCTCGCCGAGCCCTTCATCCTCGGGGTGTCTAGCGGGGCCGCCCTGGGGGCCATCATCGGGATCATGCTCGGCTTCAGCTTCCAGCTCGGCATCCCGGTTTTCTCGTTTGCAGGGGCGCTGGTGACCATCCTCCTGGTACTCCTCCTCGGAACCCGCAGGATGGGGATGGAGTCCTCGACCATCCTCCTCACCGGGGTGATCATCAACGCCTTTTTCACGGCCGTGATCATGTTCTTCGTCTCCACCTCCACGGACAGCCGGCTGCACACCATGTTGTTCTGGCTTTACGGAGACCTGTCGCAGAGCCATTTCGGGCAATCCGCGCTCATCGCCCCGGTTGTGATCCTGGCAGCGGTCGTCCTCTACGGCTTCGGCCGGGATCTGAACCTCATGACCCTGGGAGACGAGGCGGCCTGCCACATGGGGGTGGATGTCGAACGGACGAAAATATACTGTTTTCTGCTGGTCTCCCTGATGATCGGGCTGGTCGTCTCCCTTTCGGGTCTGATCGGGTTCGTCGGCCTGATCGTACCCCATCTCGCGCGCATGGCGTTCGGCCCCGACCACCGGCTTCTCATCCCCGTTTCGGCGATCGGAGGAGCCGTCCTCCTGATCGTCTGCGACACCTTCGCGCGGTGGGTGGTCTCGCCGAGCGAACTGCCCGTCGGGGTCGTGACGGCCTTCCTGGGCGCACCTTTTTTCATGATCCTTCTGCGGACACGAGGCAGCCAATGGAACCGATCCTGA
- a CDS encoding ABC-type cobalamin/Fe3+-siderophore transport system, ATPase component produces MEPILTLETVSYRYEDTWAIQGIRLEIGARELVGILGPNGSGKSTLLKIMGGLLKPESGSVLYAGRPVAALKRRELAQKIAFVAQEHSFRFSFSVLEVVLMGRSPHLKRLQFESERDLEIALQALRTVDAERLATRSIHELSGGEKQRVLIARALAQDPEIILLDEPTAFLDIKYKMEIFELISSLVRDKHVSVVAVTHDIDLAALYCNRLVILENGRLFSAGTPAEVVTSEGISAAYDCRVLVDTNPATGAPRVSLVGRAGCRTGSPACVEAPSTAS; encoded by the coding sequence ATGGAACCGATCCTGACCCTCGAAACCGTGAGCTATCGCTATGAGGACACCTGGGCGATCCAGGGGATCCGCCTGGAGATCGGCGCCCGTGAACTCGTGGGGATCCTCGGCCCGAACGGATCCGGCAAGAGCACCCTCTTGAAGATCATGGGCGGACTGCTCAAACCGGAGAGCGGCTCGGTGCTCTATGCCGGCAGGCCTGTCGCTGCGCTCAAACGCAGGGAACTCGCGCAAAAGATCGCCTTCGTCGCCCAGGAGCATTCCTTCCGTTTCTCATTCAGTGTACTGGAGGTCGTGCTGATGGGGCGCTCGCCGCACCTCAAACGCCTTCAGTTCGAGAGCGAACGGGATCTCGAGATCGCCCTGCAGGCCCTGCGCACCGTGGATGCCGAACGGCTCGCCACACGGTCGATCCATGAACTGTCGGGGGGCGAGAAGCAGCGCGTGCTGATTGCCAGGGCGCTCGCCCAGGATCCCGAGATCATCCTGCTGGACGAACCGACGGCCTTCCTGGACATCAAATACAAGATGGAGATCTTCGAGCTGATCTCTTCGCTCGTGCGGGACAAACATGTGAGCGTCGTGGCGGTCACGCACGACATCGACCTGGCGGCCCTTTACTGCAACCGCCTGGTCATCCTCGAAAACGGTCGTCTTTTCAGTGCGGGCACACCGGCCGAGGTGGTCACCTCTGAGGGCATCAGCGCCGCCTACGACTGCCGCGTGCTGGTGGATACAAACCCTGCCACGGGCGCCCCGCGCGTGAGCCTGGTCGGCAGGGCGGGGTGCCGCACTGGAAGCCCGGCCTGCGTGGAGGCTCCATCGACAGCTTCTTGA
- a CDS encoding MotA/TolQ/ExbB proton channel, producing the protein MIDIFLSGGPIMYPLLLCSILSLTVVIEKALFWLREDRRRDQGLVNEVLELCRTGDWESVRIKTAGSRDYVIRILISGILHREFSMAKAMETSAADEVKRMRRYLGVLDTMITVTPLLGIFGTVLGIIASFEILGNMGIEEPQAVTGGIAQALITTAAGLGIAIFSVFPYNYFTSRVENAVLTIEKYATSLEIVYEKLTQHCLSESPRK; encoded by the coding sequence ATGATCGACATCTTTTTGAGCGGGGGCCCCATCATGTACCCGCTGCTCTTGTGCTCCATCCTCTCGCTGACAGTGGTCATCGAAAAGGCCCTCTTCTGGCTCAGAGAGGATCGGCGCCGCGATCAGGGCCTGGTCAACGAAGTCCTCGAGCTCTGCCGTACCGGGGATTGGGAGAGCGTCCGGATCAAGACGGCCGGGTCGAGGGATTACGTGATACGAATCCTCATCAGCGGCATCCTCCACCGGGAATTCTCCATGGCCAAAGCGATGGAAACCAGCGCGGCCGACGAGGTCAAGCGCATGCGACGCTACCTGGGCGTCCTCGACACGATGATCACCGTCACCCCGCTTCTCGGGATCTTCGGGACGGTCCTCGGCATCATCGCCTCCTTCGAGATCCTCGGGAACATGGGCATCGAGGAGCCCCAGGCGGTCACCGGCGGCATCGCGCAGGCGCTCATCACCACCGCGGCGGGCCTCGGGATCGCGATCTTCAGCGTCTTCCCATACAACTACTTCACCTCCCGCGTCGAAAATGCAGTTCTGACGATCGAAAAATACGCCACCAGCCTGGAGATCGTTTACGAGAAACTCACGCAGCATTGCCTCTCGGAGAGCCCCCGGAAATGA